The Candidatus Polarisedimenticolia bacterium genome has a segment encoding these proteins:
- a CDS encoding DNA topoisomerase IV subunit A: MAGNNTAGRIEKTAADIQKTILKHDKPQMRFPMRSLSNVKYDPKRGHFEMRGKRKVRTLTVSTVKTFAQTLRMMALSRELVKNDDIASKREAYYISKNWEEARFLEQPESDAVMDDVEAFFEVNREQLGFIPEEKGGEVSGKLVIVDRDSETGKPLRIDCTRFGSGAYSIPISVEHLKFDTDAKFILVIETAGMFQRLVKHKYWKTANCILVSMGGVPTRACRRFVRRLADARKIPVYVFVDGDPYGISNIYRTLKVGSGNAAHLNEYFCVPQARYLGITPMDIVDYKLPTHPLKDVDVKRAKDAIKNDPFFQHHPQWVGAMDQLLKMGVRAEQQALAKWGLNYVIDNYLPEKLKHPDRFLP, encoded by the coding sequence ATGGCGGGGAACAACACGGCAGGGCGGATCGAGAAGACCGCGGCGGACATCCAGAAAACCATTCTCAAGCACGACAAGCCGCAGATGCGCTTCCCGATGCGCAGCCTGAGCAACGTCAAGTACGACCCGAAGCGGGGTCATTTCGAGATGCGCGGCAAGCGCAAGGTGCGCACCCTGACCGTCTCGACCGTGAAGACCTTCGCGCAGACGCTGCGCATGATGGCGCTGTCCCGCGAGCTGGTGAAGAACGACGACATCGCCTCGAAGCGGGAGGCCTACTACATCTCGAAGAACTGGGAGGAGGCGCGCTTTCTGGAGCAGCCCGAATCCGATGCGGTGATGGACGACGTGGAGGCCTTCTTCGAGGTCAACCGGGAGCAGCTCGGCTTCATCCCGGAGGAGAAAGGGGGCGAGGTCTCCGGCAAGCTGGTCATCGTCGATCGCGACTCCGAGACCGGCAAGCCCTTGCGCATCGACTGCACGCGTTTCGGCTCGGGCGCCTATTCGATCCCGATCTCGGTCGAGCACCTCAAGTTCGACACCGATGCGAAGTTCATCCTGGTGATCGAAACCGCCGGCATGTTCCAGCGGCTGGTGAAGCACAAGTACTGGAAAACCGCCAACTGCATCCTGGTGTCGATGGGAGGCGTGCCGACGCGCGCCTGCCGGCGGTTCGTCCGGCGCCTGGCCGACGCGCGCAAGATCCCGGTCTACGTCTTCGTCGACGGCGACCCCTACGGCATCTCCAACATCTACCGCACCCTCAAGGTCGGCTCAGGCAACGCCGCCCATCTGAACGAGTATTTCTGCGTGCCGCAGGCCAGATACCTCGGAATCACCCCCATGGACATCGTCGATTACAAGCTCCCAACGCATCCCCTGAAGGACGTCGACGTCAAGCGCGCCAAGGACGCCATCAAGAACGATCCCTTCTTCCAGCACCATCCGCAATGGGTGGGCGCCATGGATCAGCTCCTGAAGATGGGGGTGCGCGCCGAGCAGCAGGCGCTGGCGAAGTGGGGCCTCAATTACGTCATCGACAACTACCTGCCGGAAAAGCTCAAGCACCCGGACAGGTTCCTTCCCTAG
- a CDS encoding SIMPL domain-containing protein (The SIMPL domain is named for its presence in mouse protein SIMPL (signalling molecule that associates with mouse pelle-like kinase). Bacterial member BP26, from Brucella, was shown to assemble into a channel-like structure, while YggE from E. coli has been associated with resistance to oxidative stress.): MDRDKVAPAALLGLSIMAGLALGGYLFGLGVSRIKTADRYVTVKGFAEREVEADLVVWPVVFNATGNDLAALQERIESDARKVSEFLESQGFPKEEASFSSPRITDFESQGYRGPDRPANRYNAEASVILRSGKIAQARQAMQRSGELIKKGVALVRSYEERTTYLYTALEKIKPEMIAEATKDARRAAEKFAVDSGSRVGAIRNAQQGLFSIEDRDSFSPEYKKVRVVTTVQYFLGD; the protein is encoded by the coding sequence ATGGATCGCGATAAGGTGGCGCCGGCGGCGCTGCTGGGGCTTTCGATCATGGCCGGCCTGGCGCTGGGAGGCTACCTGTTCGGGCTGGGCGTCTCCCGCATCAAGACCGCCGACCGCTACGTCACCGTGAAGGGCTTCGCCGAGCGGGAGGTCGAGGCCGATCTCGTCGTCTGGCCGGTCGTCTTCAACGCCACCGGCAACGATCTCGCCGCGCTGCAGGAAAGGATCGAATCGGACGCCCGCAAGGTGAGCGAGTTCCTCGAGTCCCAGGGCTTTCCGAAGGAGGAAGCGAGCTTTTCCAGCCCGCGGATCACCGACTTCGAATCGCAGGGGTACCGGGGTCCGGACCGGCCCGCCAACCGCTACAACGCCGAGGCGAGCGTCATCCTGCGCAGCGGCAAGATCGCGCAGGCGCGCCAGGCGATGCAGCGTTCCGGCGAGCTGATCAAGAAAGGGGTGGCCCTGGTGCGCAGCTACGAGGAGCGCACCACCTACCTCTACACGGCCCTCGAGAAGATCAAGCCGGAGATGATTGCCGAAGCGACGAAGGACGCGCGGCGCGCCGCGGAGAAATTCGCCGTCGACTCCGGCAGCCGGGTGGGGGCCATCCGCAACGCGCAGCAGGGCCTCTTCAGCATCGAGGACCGCGACTCCTTCTCCCCCGAGTACAAGAAGGTCCGCGTCGTCACCACGGTGCAGTACTTCCTGGGCGACTGA
- a CDS encoding MopE-related protein, protein FFAFDRSIHEETRRNAEARLEALGGSKAGLVESRDGFSVQPDGGKDHELKKAEGVRKQHLEDWWESVQSRFDPERVRARAAATTSPSLASFAGAASAQSCLPDDTWDNGTLDDVPDPRQAHSAVWTGSLMVVWGGYPASTWGDEDLDTGGRYDPATDTWTSTARLGAPSPRSRHTAVWAGGRMVVWGGYQDRGSNYLNTGGRYDPTTDSWLPTSLVGAPSARYGHTAVWTGSQVLIWGGTGGATGGRYDPASDQWTSISTAGAPGGGSGVWTGSQMLIWGGSGAVPGGRYDPAGDQWTPISTAGAPGAGKAVWTGSLMLVLQDDGVDAGGRYDPVGNQWTPINRSGAPNLTRPDATAVWSGSEMIYWGGSGLNTGGRYNPATDSWQPTSGVNAPEGRSSHSAVWTGTLMLIWGGFDAGGFDAPIGGRYDPSSDSWTPISSGPAPSPRESHTAVWTGTQMIVWGGWNVLDSLGNVEYLDTGGKYDPAMETWSPTTTVGAPSARIGHTAVWTGDRMVVWGGGTNTGGRYDPIVDVWTPTASAGAPAARSGHSAIWTGSRMVVWGGRDASGNFNTGGRYDPVADAWQPTSTSGAPAPRRSHAAVYTGTQMIVWGGVHSSSDPKNGGRYDPVLDSWSPTSTVNAPASPTQKMWGVWTGSEMLVWGEGPSGCFPCAGPIITGRYNPSTDQWNPITIASGVLPYAWPKFETVIWTGSRMLVWGGGFYDDFGEQLYATGGLYDPTTDSWTPTSTVGAASTRGFHTAVWTGTFMLIWGGETGDFSGPEYVLSSGGRYISGQSSDDDGDGFSECGGDCADGNAAVHPGAVETCNGVDDNCSATVDEGGNALCDDANACTTDSCGGSLGCAHPIRDLDGDAHPDAACGGNDCLDSNASVWLAPAAVSGLTVSTVSPAHLFWDSQAASSGPATLYDLASGTMGPAAGTLTFTPASCVQSSSSTTYADSRPGPTTGTAFWYLTRGRNACGTGTYGSTPRDTGIPSCP, encoded by the coding sequence CTTCTTCGCTTTCGATCGCTCGATTCATGAGGAAACCCGCCGCAACGCCGAGGCGCGTTTGGAAGCGCTGGGCGGATCCAAGGCAGGCCTGGTGGAATCGCGGGACGGTTTCTCCGTCCAGCCTGACGGTGGGAAGGACCACGAGTTGAAGAAGGCCGAGGGTGTACGCAAGCAGCACCTGGAGGACTGGTGGGAGAGCGTCCAGAGCCGTTTCGATCCGGAGAGGGTGCGGGCCCGCGCCGCTGCGACGACTTCGCCAAGCCTTGCATCGTTCGCCGGCGCCGCTTCGGCACAGTCCTGCCTGCCGGATGACACATGGGACAACGGAACCCTGGACGACGTGCCTGACCCGCGCCAGGCTCATTCCGCCGTCTGGACGGGAAGCTTGATGGTGGTGTGGGGAGGGTATCCCGCGTCGACCTGGGGGGATGAAGACCTGGACACGGGAGGCCGCTACGATCCCGCCACCGACACCTGGACTTCGACCGCGCGGCTGGGTGCGCCCTCGCCCCGCAGCCGCCATACCGCCGTCTGGGCAGGCGGCAGAATGGTGGTTTGGGGAGGGTACCAGGATAGGGGTAGTAACTACCTCAACACGGGGGGACGCTACGATCCTACAACCGACTCCTGGCTGCCGACCTCCCTGGTGGGCGCTCCTTCGGCGCGGTATGGTCACACGGCGGTGTGGACCGGGTCTCAGGTGCTGATCTGGGGTGGCACCGGCGGCGCGACCGGGGGACGCTACGACCCGGCAAGCGATCAGTGGACTTCCATATCCACCGCCGGCGCTCCGGGAGGCGGATCGGGGGTGTGGACCGGGTCCCAGATGCTGATCTGGGGCGGCAGCGGCGCTGTCCCGGGAGGACGCTACGACCCGGCGGGCGATCAATGGACCCCCATCTCCACCGCCGGCGCTCCGGGAGCCGGAAAGGCGGTGTGGACGGGATCGCTGATGCTCGTCCTCCAGGATGATGGAGTCGACGCCGGCGGCCGGTACGATCCGGTCGGTAACCAGTGGACTCCGATCAACCGATCCGGAGCGCCCAATCTGACTCGGCCGGATGCGACGGCGGTCTGGTCCGGAAGCGAGATGATCTACTGGGGAGGGAGCGGGCTGAATACCGGTGGCCGCTACAACCCTGCGACCGACAGCTGGCAGCCGACCTCGGGAGTGAATGCTCCGGAAGGCCGTTCCAGCCATTCAGCGGTATGGACCGGCACTTTGATGTTGATCTGGGGAGGGTTCGACGCCGGAGGCTTCGATGCGCCGATCGGAGGACGCTATGACCCTTCGAGCGACTCCTGGACTCCGATCTCATCGGGACCGGCGCCGTCCCCACGGGAGAGCCACACCGCCGTCTGGACGGGGACGCAGATGATCGTCTGGGGCGGATGGAATGTGTTGGACTCTCTCGGCAACGTGGAGTATCTCGACACCGGGGGAAAGTACGATCCCGCCATGGAAACCTGGAGTCCGACGACAACCGTGGGGGCGCCCTCCGCCCGGATAGGCCACACCGCGGTCTGGACCGGCGACCGGATGGTGGTCTGGGGCGGTGGGACTAACACGGGCGGACGCTACGATCCGATTGTCGATGTCTGGACGCCGACGGCGTCGGCGGGCGCGCCCGCAGCAAGGAGCGGCCACTCGGCCATATGGACGGGAAGCCGGATGGTCGTGTGGGGTGGTCGGGACGCTTCCGGCAATTTCAACACCGGCGGCCGCTACGATCCGGTGGCTGACGCGTGGCAGCCCACCTCCACTTCAGGCGCTCCGGCCCCCCGACGATCCCATGCAGCGGTCTACACCGGAACTCAGATGATCGTCTGGGGCGGGGTCCACTCCTCCTCGGACCCCAAGAACGGCGGCCGATACGATCCTGTTCTGGACAGCTGGTCCCCGACTTCCACGGTCAACGCGCCCGCCTCCCCGACACAAAAGATGTGGGGCGTCTGGACCGGATCCGAAATGCTGGTCTGGGGAGAAGGCCCTTCTGGGTGCTTCCCTTGTGCTGGGCCCATCATCACAGGCCGGTACAACCCGAGCACGGACCAGTGGAATCCCATCACCATCGCTTCCGGCGTCCTTCCTTATGCGTGGCCGAAATTTGAAACGGTGATCTGGACGGGCAGCCGAATGCTCGTCTGGGGCGGTGGATTCTATGATGACTTCGGCGAGCAACTCTACGCCACCGGCGGACTGTACGATCCCACGACCGATTCCTGGACGCCGACGTCGACAGTCGGGGCGGCTTCGACCCGCGGCTTCCACACGGCCGTGTGGACCGGCACTTTCATGCTGATATGGGGCGGGGAGACCGGCGATTTTTCGGGGCCCGAGTACGTCCTGAGCTCCGGGGGCCGCTATATCTCCGGACAGTCGTCCGATGACGACGGCGACGGCTTCAGCGAATGCGGCGGTGATTGCGCGGACGGCAACGCCGCGGTTCACCCGGGCGCCGTGGAAACCTGCAACGGCGTGGACGACAACTGCTCCGCGACCGTCGACGAAGGGGGCAACGCCCTGTGCGACGATGCGAACGCCTGCACGACTGACAGCTGCGGAGGCAGCCTCGGATGTGCGCATCCCATCCGCGACCTGGATGGCGACGCCCATCCCGACGCCGCTTGCGGCGGCAACGACTGTCTCGACTCGAACGCCTCCGTCTGGCTGGCTCCAGCAGCCGTTTCGGGCCTCACGGTTTCGACGGTGAGCCCGGCACACCTGTTTTGGGACAGCCAGGCGGCTTCGTCGGGTCCTGCAACGCTCTACGATCTCGCGTCCGGAACGATGGGCCCGGCGGCCGGCACCTTGACCTTCACCCCGGCCTCGTGCGTGCAATCAAGCTCGTCGACGACTTACGCCGATTCCCGTCCCGGGCCGACCACGGGCACGGCATTCTGGTACCTGACGCGCGGCAGGAACGCGTGCGGGACCGGCACCTACGGGAGCACGCCGCGCGACACCGGAATCCCTTCCTGCCCTTGA